In Parus major isolate Abel chromosome 3, Parus_major1.1, whole genome shotgun sequence, the following are encoded in one genomic region:
- the LOC107202003 gene encoding vascular non-inflammatory molecule 3-like, giving the protein MLPSQALLPAVVFALAALQALASDTFMAAVYEHAVILPGPTEEPVSPDSALALMNKNMDVLEGAIKEAAQQGAHIIVTPEDGIYGWRFTRESIYPYLEDIPDPVVNWIPCTDPSRFGPAPVQERLSCMARNNSIYVVANIGDKKPCDSSDPGCPRDGRYQYNTDVVFDTQGKLVARYHKYNLFRGETQFNYPKEPEAVIFETPFGKFGIFTCFDILFYEPAVVLVSKMQVDTVLFPTAWMNVLPFLTAIEFHSAWAMGMRVNVLAANTHNTSMAMTGSGLFTPEGPAAYHYDSVTEEGQLLLAEMSAHPRLSPTYPPAINWSLHATSIKKFPGENDTFSGAVRKDIFTFSQLKHKDGNYTVCQGDLCCHLVYQMSNKRKDEVYVLGAFDGLHGSVIKYHWQICSLLKCPSTNLSTCGQPVETAQTKFEMFSLSGTFGTSYIFPEVLYSGVQLAPGEFQVLRDGRLNSKHGTSKPLLTATLFGRLYEKDQPHPLRISP; this is encoded by the exons ATGCTCCCTTCCCAGGCTCTCCTGCCCGCAGTGGTGTTTGCACTCGCAGCCCTTCAGGCCCTTGCCTCCGACACCTTCATGGCAGCTGTCTACGAGCACGCCGTCATCCTGCCAGGTCCCACCGAGGAGCCCGTTTCTCCCGACAGTGCTTTGGCCCTGATGAACAAAAACATGGATGTCCTGGAAGGGGCCATCAAGGAAGCTGCCCAGCAG GGTGCCCACATCATCGTGACTCCTGAAGACGGCATCTATGGCTGGCGATTCACAAGAGAATCCATCTACCCCTACCTGGAGGATATCCCAGATCCAGTGGTGAATTGGATTCCCTGCACTGACCCCTCAAG ATTTGGTCCAGCACCAGTGCAGGAACGACTCAGCTGCATGGCCAGAAATAACTCCATCTATGTGGTTGCAAATATTGGGGACAAGAAGCCGTGTGACTCCAGTGATCCCGGCTGCCCCAGGGACGGTCGCTACCAGTACAATACGGATGTCGTGTTTGACACACAGGGGAAGCTGGTGGCTCGTTACCATAAG TACAATCTGTTTAGAGGTGAAACTCAGTTTAATTACCCGAAAGAGCCAGAAGCTGTCATCTTTGAGACTCCTTTTGGGAAGTTTGGCATTTTCACTTGCTTTGACATCCTTTTCTATGAGCCTGCCGTGGTTCTGGTGAGCAAGATGCAGGTGGACACCGTGCTCTTCCCAACAGCTTGGATGAATGTCCTGCCCTTTCTGACTGCAATTGAGTTTCACTCTGCCTGGGCTATGGGCATGCGTGTCAATGTCTTAGCTGCCAATACTCACAACACCAGCATGGCAATGACAG GCAGCGGGCTGTTCACGCCAGAAGGACCTGCTGCCTACCACTATGACAGTGTCACCGAGGAGGGACAGCTCCTGCTAGCAGAGATGAGTGCACACCCCCGTCTTTCCCCCACCTATCCTCCTGCCATCAACTGGAGTTTGCATGCCACCAGCATCAAGAAATTTCCTGGAGAAAACGACACTTTCTCCGGAGCTGTCCGGAAGGATATATTCACTTTCAGTCAACTCAAGCACAAGGATGGAAATTACACTGTTTGCCAAGGAGACCTTTGCTGTCATCTGGTTTACCAGATGTCAAACAAGAGGAAAGATGAAGTTTATGTCCTGGGTGCATTTGATGGGCTTCACGGTTCTGTCATAAAATACCATTGGCAG ATCTGCAGTTTGCTGAAGTGCCCCAGCACAAACCTGAGCACGTGTGGGCAGCCTGTGGAGACGGCTCAGACCAAGTTTGAGATGTTCTCCCTCAGTGGCACATTTGGCACCAGCTACATCTTCCCAGAAGTGCTGTACAGCGGGGTGCAGCTGGCCCCCGGGGAGTTCCAG GTGCTACGTGATGGGCGTTTGAACAGCAAGCACGGCACGTCAAAACCGCTCCTAACTGCGACACTTTTTGGAAGACTTTATGAGAAGGACCAGCCACATCCTCTGAGAATTTCCCCATAA
- the LOC107202001 gene encoding vascular non-inflammatory molecule 2-like codes for MVLFADLSTCGQPMEIAQTKFEMFSLSGTFGTSYVFPEVLYSGVQLAPGEFQVLTDGRLISRNATSQAVLTVTLFGRWYEKDPPSTDQASP; via the exons ATGGTATTATTTGCAG aTCTGAGCACGTGTGGGCAGCCCATGGAGATAGCTCAGACCAAGTTTGAGATGTTCTCCCTCAGTGGCACATTTGGCACCAGCTACGTCTTCCCAGAAGTGCTGTACAGCGGGGTGCAGCTGGCCCCCGGGGAGTTCCAG GTGCTAACTGATGGACGTCTGATAAGTCGGAATGCTACATCACAGGCAGTTTTGACTGTAACACTCTTTGGGAGGTGGTATGAAAAGGATC CTCCAAGCACAGATCAAGCTTCACCATGA
- the LOC107201269 gene encoding pantetheinase — translation MAAVFMAWYGYLRALWKWTLLTAQVLLIFFLSLKYFRFGPAPVQERLSCMARNNSIYVVANIGDKKPCDSSDPGCPRDGRYQYNTDVVFDTQGKLVARYHKYNLFQGESQFNYPKEPEAVIFETPFGKFGIFTCFDILLSTGSGIYAPAGARTYSYNMKTEDGHLLIAELDAHPRLSPASPPAVSWNSYALSVERFSDNDHEFTGIIFEDPFTFTELTKPGGNLTVCQKDLCCHLTYKMAEKRDDEVYVLGAFDGLHVIEGQYYLQICSLLKCPSTNLSTCGQPVETAQTKFEMFSLSGTFGTSYVFPEVLYSGVQLAPGEFQILNDGRLISKEKPTKPVITVMLFGWLY, via the exons ATGGCTGCTGTCTTTATGGCCTGGTATGGGTACCTCAGAG CACTCTGGAAATGGACACTACTGACAGCACaggttttgttaattttttttctttccctaaaatACTTTAGATTTGGTCCAGCACCAGTGCAGGAACGACTCAGCTGCATGGCCAGAAATAACTCCATCTATGTGGTTGCAAATATTGGGGACAAGAAGCCGTGTGACTCCAGTGATCCCGGCTGCCCCAGGGACGGTCGCTACCAGTACAATACGGATGTCGTGTTTGACACACAGGGGAAGCTGGTGGCTCGTTACCATAAG TATAATCTCTTTCAAGGAGAAAGTCAATTTAATTATCCAAAAGAGCCAGAAGCTGTCATCTTTGAGACTCCTTTTGGGAAGTTTGGCATTTTCACTTGCTTTGACATCCTT CTCTCCACAGGGAGTGGCATTTATGCACCAGCTGGAGCCAGAACATATTCCTACAACATGAAAACTGAAGATGGTCACCTCCTCATTGCTGAACTAGATGCACACCCTCGTCTTTCTCCTGCCTCCCCGCCTGCTGTCAGCTGGAACTCATATGCTTTGAGTGTTGAAAGATTCTCAGATAATGACCATGAATTCACTGGAATAATCTTTGAAGACCCCTTTACCTTCACGGAGCTCACTAAGCCTGGGGGGAATCTCACCGTCTGCCAAAAAGACCTCTGTTGTCACCTGACATACAAGATGGCAGAGAAAAGAGATGATGAAGTTTATGTGCTGGGTGCTTTTGATGGCCTTCATGTTATTGAAGGACAGTACTATCTGCAG ATCTGCAGTCTGCTAAAGTGCCCCAGCACAAACCTGAGCACATGTGGACAGCCTGTGGAGACAGCTCAGACCAAGTTTGAGATGTTCTCCCTCAGTGGCACATTTGGCACCAGCTACGTCTTCCCAGAAGTGCTGTACAGCGGGGTGCAGCTGGCCCCCGGGGAGTTCCAG ATCTTGAATGATGGACGCTTGATAAGTAaggaaaaaccaacaaaaccagtCATTACTGTGATGCTTTTTGGATGGTTATATTAA